Proteins from one Bombus pascuorum chromosome 15, iyBomPasc1.1, whole genome shotgun sequence genomic window:
- the LOC132914757 gene encoding Golgi resident protein GCP60-like, with translation MDPEYYSTLYKWFEKCGIISNIRTHLRQNLINALKNKDVVLKNDEPKSAKQYVYDLLVAEYLFNHNYAYTLSVFASEAPLLINFSTKTVQKTDGSKEESNEKLQSDYILHVLETLGINPHDPKGQYVISQYIENDMPLLLCILRCITMFSYNIHNDVPIRENISLCNESTQTEFSWQAHSLYVEKLVALKRKISMHKQIVDNKLRKREMMLKEQAMFIEQQLAALNIKLHQVQDVMHNMSLKEKQLKERRQNNERQVLQKEMELTSKERLLLQEADRLQREQDDHKKLEEQLKKTRDQKGVQTEDLVQSSNHFLRNIEIQTDIVNDIKQEDKIEVLTREKEELNTLIQDQQLRIEQITQRALQLSQQVEGIRSLRPINIEVPTQTVNTNTVISESSSTEDILQDAKMRLKRLEEESLKADQYYYNFINNSP, from the exons atggaCCCAGAATATTATTCTACTTTGTACAAATG GTTTGAAAAATGTGGGATAATATCAAACATAAGAACGCATCTTcgtcaaaatttaataaatgcattaaaaaacaaagatgttgttttaaaaaatgatgagCCCAAATCTGCGAAACAGTACGTTTATGATTTACTAGTagcagaatatttatttaatcacaATTACGCATACACACTATCTGTATTTGCTAGTGAAGCACCACTGTTAATTAACTTTTCTACTAAGACAGTTCAAAAAACTGATGGCAGCAAGGAGGAGagtaatgaaaaattgcaaagtGATTATATATTGCATGTTTTGGAAACATTAGGTATCAATCCGCATGATCCTAAAGGACAGTATGTTATATCACAGTACATAGAAAATGATATGCCTTTGCTTTTATGCATATTAAGGTGTATAACTATGTTTTCCTATAACATACACAATGATGTGCCCATAAGagaaaatatatctctttGTAATGAGTCCACGCAAACTGAATTTTCTTGGCAAGCTCACAGTTTATACGTAGAAAAATTAGTTGcattgaaaaggaaaatatccATGCACAAACAAATAGTTGACAATAAGCTGCGCAAAAGAGAAATGATGTTAAAAGAACAGGCAATGTTCATTGAGCAACAACTTGCagcattaaatataaaattgcatcaAGTTCag GATGTTATGCATAATATgagtttgaaagaaaaacaactaaaagaaagaaggcAAAATAATGAACGACAAGTTTTgcaaaaagaaatggaattaaCATCAAAGGAAAGATTGTTGTTACAAGAAGCAGATag ATTGCAAAGGGAGCAAGATGAccataaaaaattagaagaacaattaaaaaaaacacgTGATCAGAAAGGTGTACAAACTGAAGATCTGGTACAGTCATCTAATCATTTTTTACGAAACATTGAAATACAAACAGATATTGTAAACGATATAAAGCAAGAGGATAAAATTGAAGTTCTTActagagaaaaggaagaattaaATACTCTTATCCAAGATCAACAATTAAGAATAGAACAGATAACACAACGGGCTCTTCAGTTGTCTCAACAAGTAGAAGGAATACGTTCATTAAGACCCATTAACATAGAAGTTCCAACACAAACTGTTAATACAAATACAGTTATTAGCGAAAGTAGTTCAACGGAAGATATTCTTCAGGATGCGAAGATGAGACTTAAACGTCTAGAGGAAGAAAGTTTGAAAGCGGAtcagtattattataattttatcaacaaCTCTCCATGA
- the LOC132914754 gene encoding DNA repair protein complementing XP-C cells homolog — protein MNGLSEEDSSDSSNEFLVDPRKINLNSSFFTKKKPDAAAVEDRIDTEDESTDDEDLEDVSQTDNIELFTQVLKNLEYSQKFKQNDENIEKKESHSDHSILQEKEEKGQKVKKEVKDTASSNEIDELLLQGECSIGSLSKKSSEDAIIKNEEDTEHPNEYTIPKDGVKIVLPGNCLMINRKKKGKSDLKAILKKRLRDAQILVEKVGLLCWLAYGFRLNGQINQPEIMAGVLSLISTSNYPKDRIDLKYLEKFTKWFVHVFTFEPVQSNGNKQIDKETLLKILKDKKVSNYKELILLYVATLRALGLNCRLVISLCPPHRIYSNNPLFKLDKEPETAGKDKSNVTKKRSSKKKEGEEVASDKTNVIQNSSEAKKIANAEAKKRAAKIIHSKLQTSKGKNKSDTNKDTNSESKATKKSSTESIEKKDESRSAEQEKSMSSLRQLRSRKVNINSEDNKVRKSTDLSLKIDGTKSKYYIEENSTDSEAEFQPKPKRSVRKSNDKEEASQSSKNIIKKNRKLVSSDSEDQTNKTKERQDIWAEIYLESEESWICTSVLDEKIHCIPEIYKKATKPVLYVVAWNSEGLIKDVTRRYCAQWLTVTRKQRVDEKWWLETLSYWKEKNTAISRAEDEMLLQRELEQPLPRTLSEIKGHPLYVIQRHLLKFEALYPPDCVPLGHTSTGEAIYSRHCVHTIRSRETWLKEARVVKPNQEAYKIVKARPKYDKLSGMKIKDSPLELFGEWQTMEYEPPVAKDGIVPRNEYGNVDLFKQRMLPKGTVHINLSGLNRIARKLNIDCAPAVVGFNFGSMGAVPALEGYVVCSEYEDILREAWEAEQVEAIKRTKEKQEKRVYGNWKRLIQGLLIKERLAMRYEFTEETKSATNKRAKHKKTDVKKTKVF, from the exons ATGAATGGTTTATCAGAAGAGGACAGTTCTGATAGCAGTAATGAATTCTTGGTTGATCCacggaaaattaatttgaattctaGTTTCTTCACGAAAAAGAAGCCTGATGCTGCGGCGGTTGAGGATCGGATTGACACCGAAGATGAGAGCACCGATGACGAGGATCTCGAAGATGTCAGTCAAACAGACAATATCGAACTTTTCACTCAGGTCTTGAAAAACTTAGAATATTCGCAAAAATTTAAACAGAACGATGAAAacattgaaaagaaagaatcacATTCTGACCATTCCATATTacaagaaaaagaggaaaaaggacaaaaagtaaaaaaagaggTAAAAGATACTGCATCGTCTAATGAAATAGATGAACTTTTGCTCCAAGGTGAATGTAGTATAGGTTCACTCTCCAAAAAAAGCTCTGAAgatgcaataataaaaaacgagGAAGACACTGAGCATCCTAATGAATACACTATTCCAAAAGATGGTGTCAAGATTGTTTTACCAGGTAATTGTTTAATGATTaacagaaagaagaagggGAAGTCAGATTTGAAAGCAATCTTGAAGAAACGATTAAGAGATGCTCAGATATTAGTAGAGAAAGTAGGATTGCTTTGCTGGTTGGCTTACGGCTTTCGTTTAAATGGCCAGATAAATCAGCCTGAAATAATGGCTGGTGTATTATCATTGATTTCTACTTCAAATTATCCAAAAGATAGAATTGATCTCAAATATCTAGAAAAGTTTACAAAATGGTTTGTACACGTATTTACATTTGAGCCTGTTCAAAGTAATGGTAATAAACAAATAgataaagaaactttattgaaaatattgaaagacaAAAAAGTTTCTAACTATAAagaattgatattattatacgttGCTACATTGAGAGCATTGGGGTTAAATTGTAGATTGGTTATCTCTCTTTGTCCTCCTCATCGGATATATAGTAATAACCCactttttaaattagataAAGAGCCGGAAACTGCAGGGAAAGATAAATCTAATGTAACCAAAAAGAGAAGttcaaagaaaaaggaaggagaagaGGTAGCTTCTGATAAAACAAATGTGATTCAAAATAGTTCTGAGGCAAAAAAAATTGCTAATGCAGAGGCCAAAAAGAGAGCAGctaaaattatacattcgAAATTACAGACTTCTAAGGGCAAAAACAAATCTGATACTAATAAAGACACTAACAGTGAAAGCAAAGCAACTAAAAAATCAAGTACTGAAagtattgaaaaaaaagatgaatcGAGATCTGCAGAACAGGAAAAGAGTATGTCTAGTTTAAGACAATTAAGATCTCGAAAAGTTAATATCAATTCTGAAGATAATAAAGTAAGAAAGTCTACAGATTTGTCTTTGAAGATTGATGGcacaaaatcaaaatattacataGAAGAAAATTCAACAGATTCTGAAGCAGAATTTCAGCCTAAACCAAAACGTTCAGTGAGGAAGAGTAATGATAAAGAAGAGGCATCACAAAGTTCTAAgaacattataaaaaaaaacagaaaattagtATCCTCTGATAGCGAAGATcaaacaaacaaaacaaagGAAAGACAAGATATTTGGgctgaaatatatttagagtCAGAAGAAAGTTGGATTTGTACAAGTGTATTGGATGAAAAAATCCATTGCATACCTGAAATATAT AAAAAAGCAACAAAGCCTGTATTATATGTAGTAGCTTGGAATTCTGAAGGTTTGATAAAAGACGTGACTAGGCGCTACTGTGCGCAATGGCTTACAGTCACACGTAAGCAACGAGTTGATGAAAAATGGTGGCTTGAAACCTTGTCTtattggaaagaaaaaaatactgCTATTTCTAGAGCTGAAGATGAAATGCTATTACAaag GGAGTTGGAGCAACCTTTGCCTAGAACGCTTAGCGAGATCAAAGGTCATCCATTGTACGTCATTCAAAGACATTTACTCAAATTTGAAGCATTGTATCCTCCAGATTGTGTGCCTTTAGGACATACTTCTACTGGTGAAGCCATTTACTCTCGCCACTGTGTACATACTATTCGTTCAAGGGAAACTTGGCTAAAAGAAGCCAGAGTCGTGAAACCAAATCAAGAAGCCTATAAAATAGTCAAAGCTCGTCCAAAATACgataaa cTTTCGGGAATGAAAATTAAGGACTCACCACTGGAATTATTTGGTGAATGGCAAACTATGGAATATGAACCACCAGTAGCCAAGGACGGTATTGTTCCACGAAATGAGTATGGAAatgttgatttatttaaacaacGTATGCTGCCAAAAGGCACTGTTCATATAAATC TTTCAGGATTAAATCGAATCGCACGGAAGCTTAACATTGATTGTGCACCAGCTGTAGTAGGCTTTAATTTTGGAAGTATGGGTGCAGTTCCTGCACTCGAAGGTTACGTCGTTTGTTCTGAATACGAAGATATTTTACGAGAAGCTTGGGAAGCTGAACAAGTTGAGGCAATTAAACGAACTAAAGAAAAGCAAGAGAAACGAGTTTATGGAAATTGGAAGAGACTGATTCAAGGTTTGCTTATAAAAGAGCGACTAGCAATGAGATACGAGTTTACGGAAGAAACAAAATCGGCAACTAATAAACGGGCAAAACATAAGAAAACAGACGTAAAGAAGACTAAAGTATTTTAA